A portion of the Vulpes vulpes isolate BD-2025 chromosome 5, VulVul3, whole genome shotgun sequence genome contains these proteins:
- the PRELP gene encoding prolargin → MRSSLCWLLPLLLILASVAQGQLTRRPRPRPRPRPRPRPTPSFSQPYEPPEPTDLPPPLPPGPPSIFPDCPRECYCPSDFPSALYCDSRNLRKVPIIPPRIHYLYLQNNFITELPVESFQNATGLRWINLDNNRIRKIDQKVLEKLPSLVFLYMEKNQLEEVPSALPRNLEQLRLSQNQISRIPPGVFSKLDSLLLLDLQHNKLSDGVFKPDTFQGLKNLMQLNLAHNILRKMPPKVPAAIHQLYLDSNKIETIPNGYFKGFPNLAFIRLNYNRLSDRGLPKNSFNISNLLVLHLSHNKISSVPAINNKLEHLYLNNNSIEKINGTQICPNNLVAFHDFSSDLENVPHLRYLRLDGNHLKPPIPLDLMMCFRLLQSVVI, encoded by the exons ATGAGGTCATCCCTCTGCTGGCTCCTCCCACTTCTCCTCATCTTGGCCTCAGTGGCCCAAGGCCAGCTAACAAGACGACCAagacccagacccagacccagGCCCAGACCCAGGCCTACACCCAGCTTTTCTCAGCCCTATGAGCCACCGGAGCCTAcagacctgccccctcccctcccaccaggtCCTCCCTCTATCTTCCCTGACTGCCCCCGGGAATGCTACTGCCCCTCTGATTTCCCGTCTGCCCTCTACTGTGACAGCCGCAACCTCCGAAAGGTCCCTATCATCCCACCCCGCATCCATTACCTCTATCTGCAGAACAACTTCATAACTGAGCTCCCAGTGGAGTCCTTCCAAAATGCCACAGGCCTGAGGTGGATCAACCTAGATAACAACCGAATTCGCAAGATAGACCAGAAGGTACTGGAGAAACTACCCAGTCTAGTATTCCTCTACATGGAGAAGAACCAGCTGGAAGAGGTGCCCTCGGCCTTGCCCCGGAACCTGGAGCAGCTGAGGCTGAGCCAGAACCAGATCTCCAGAATCCCACCCGGCGTCTTCAGCAAGCTGGACAGCCTGCTGCTCCTGGATCTCCAACACAACAAGCTGAGTGATGGTGTCTTCAAGCCGGACACCTTCCAAGGCCTCAAGAACCTCATGCAACTCAACCTGGCTCACAACATCCTGAGAAAGATGCCACCCAAGGTGCCTGCAGCCATTCACCAGCTCTACCTGGACAGCAACAAGATTGAGACCATCCCCAATGGATACTTCAAGGGCTTCCCCAACCTTGCCTTCATTCGCCTTAACTACAACAGGCTGTCAGACAGGGGGCTCCCCAAGAACTCCTTCAACATCTCCAACCTGCTGGTGCTCCATCTGTCCCACAACAAGATCAGCAGTGTGCCTGCCATCAACAACAAGCTGGAACACCTGTATCTCAACAACAACAGCATAGAGa AAATCAATGGGACCCAGATCTGCCCCAACAACCTAGTTGCCTTCCATGACTTCTCCTCAGATCTGGAGAATGTGCCACACCTCCGCTACCTGCGGCTGGATGGGAACCACCTGAAGCCGCCCATCCCGCTGGACCTCATGATGTGCTTCCGCCTGCTGCAGTCTGTGGTTATTTAG